One segment of Proteus appendicitidis DNA contains the following:
- a CDS encoding S9 family peptidase codes for MLIATKKRMTLKLTSAIMALLISATPALAQNQKDSLVMPPKANKVPHVMTDHGDTRTDNYYWLRDDSRKDPTVLDYLNAENAYTESVMKEGKALEETLFNEMVSRMAQNDESVPYIYNGYTYRTIYQEGKDFPIYQRKPVNSKGEWEVLVDGNERAKGHEFYQLGDLTISPDNKRIAIAEDKEGRRNYNVAYKDLSDNTWKENVLTNISANLVWANDSKTLFYVDKDPQTLLPYQIYRHQYGTDRKQDVKIFEENDDRFYTWMGKSKSKDYILVSIESSTTSESRLIDANAPEKPMVIFSARQDGREYDIDHFNGEFYIRSNHESELFGLYKTSSIDKPWETVIAPQKDVDLEGFDLFNRWLVVEERKQGLVSLRQIDWKTGQSTNVTFDDPVYMAWLGFNPQADSEELRFGYTSMTTPSSTYQWNMQTHQKQLLKQQEVKGFERDLYESERIWVKAQDGVEVPVSLVYRKDLFKKGENPILIYGYGSYGSSIDPSFSSPRLSLLDRGFVYAIVHVRGGGELGKRWYNQGKMEHKVNTFTDFIDATKYLIAKGYGAPKHVYAMGGSAGGLLMGAVVNMAPELYRGVVSQVPFVDVVTTMLDASIPLTTGEYEEWGNPADKDVYFRLKSYSPYDNVVAKAYPHLLVTTGLHDSQVQYWEPAKWVAKLRELKTDNNLLLLDTNMSAGHGGKSGRFNRLRDTAKEYAFILMLEQPEVYFKAQNIK; via the coding sequence ATGCTAATCGCAACAAAAAAACGGATGACGTTGAAATTAACGAGTGCGATCATGGCATTGTTAATTTCAGCAACACCTGCATTGGCTCAAAACCAGAAGGACTCCCTAGTGATGCCACCAAAAGCGAATAAAGTGCCTCATGTGATGACAGATCACGGAGATACACGCACCGACAATTATTATTGGCTACGAGATGATTCACGTAAAGATCCTACCGTACTCGATTATCTGAATGCTGAAAATGCCTATACCGAATCAGTGATGAAAGAAGGTAAGGCGCTTGAAGAAACGCTCTTTAATGAAATGGTGAGCCGTATGGCTCAAAACGATGAATCAGTACCTTATATTTATAATGGATATACGTATCGTACTATTTATCAAGAAGGTAAAGATTTCCCTATTTATCAGCGCAAACCCGTAAATAGCAAAGGTGAATGGGAAGTTCTCGTTGATGGAAACGAGCGTGCTAAAGGGCATGAATTCTATCAATTAGGTGATCTGACAATCAGCCCAGATAACAAACGTATAGCTATTGCAGAAGATAAAGAAGGGCGCAGAAACTATAATGTTGCCTATAAAGATTTATCGGATAATACATGGAAAGAGAATGTGTTAACCAATATCTCTGCAAACTTAGTGTGGGCAAATGACAGCAAAACACTATTTTATGTTGATAAAGATCCGCAAACGCTACTGCCTTACCAAATCTATCGCCATCAATATGGCACTGATCGTAAACAAGATGTCAAAATCTTTGAAGAAAACGACGATCGCTTTTATACATGGATGGGTAAAAGCAAATCTAAAGATTACATTCTTGTCTCTATCGAAAGCTCTACAACCTCAGAATCTCGTTTAATTGATGCGAATGCACCAGAAAAACCGATGGTTATCTTCTCTGCCCGTCAAGATGGGCGTGAATATGATATCGACCATTTTAATGGCGAATTCTATATTCGCTCGAATCATGAGAGTGAGTTGTTTGGTCTTTATAAAACTTCATCAATTGATAAGCCTTGGGAAACCGTCATTGCACCACAAAAAGACGTCGATTTAGAAGGCTTTGATCTCTTTAATCGCTGGTTGGTTGTTGAAGAAAGAAAACAAGGTTTAGTGTCATTACGTCAGATTGATTGGAAAACAGGTCAATCAACGAATGTTACGTTTGACGATCCGGTTTATATGGCATGGCTAGGATTTAACCCTCAAGCAGATAGCGAAGAGCTACGCTTTGGTTATACTTCCATGACAACGCCTTCTTCAACTTATCAATGGAATATGCAAACGCATCAAAAGCAACTGCTTAAACAGCAAGAAGTAAAAGGCTTTGAACGTGATTTGTATGAAAGTGAACGCATTTGGGTAAAAGCTCAAGATGGTGTTGAAGTTCCCGTATCATTGGTTTATCGCAAAGACTTATTTAAGAAAGGTGAAAATCCTATCTTAATTTATGGCTATGGTTCATACGGTAGTAGCATTGATCCTTCATTTAGTTCACCGCGTTTAAGCTTGTTAGACAGAGGCTTCGTTTATGCAATTGTACATGTGCGTGGTGGTGGTGAATTAGGAAAGCGTTGGTATAACCAAGGTAAGATGGAACATAAAGTTAATACTTTTACCGACTTTATTGATGCCACTAAATATCTAATTGCCAAAGGTTACGGAGCGCCTAAACACGTTTATGCTATGGGTGGCAGTGCAGGTGGTTTATTAATGGGTGCTGTTGTGAATATGGCACCAGAATTATACCGCGGTGTTGTATCTCAAGTTCCATTTGTGGATGTTGTGACAACAATGCTTGATGCTTCTATTCCTTTAACAACAGGGGAATATGAAGAGTGGGGAAATCCTGCGGATAAAGACGTTTATTTCCGCCTAAAATCGTATAGCCCATACGATAATGTAGTTGCCAAGGCATATCCTCATTTATTAGTCACAACAGGATTACATGATTCACAAGTACAATATTGGGAGCCTGCAAAATGGGTTGCTAAATTGCGTGAATTAAAAACAGATAATAACCTACTATTACTTGATACGAATATGAGTGCAGGGCATGGTGGTAAATCAGGACGTTTTAATCGCTTACGCGACACAGCAAAAGAATATGCTTTTATTCTGATGTTAGAACAACCTGAAGTCTATTTTAAAGCTCAAAATATAAAATAG
- a CDS encoding TonB-dependent receptor, which translates to MKFTRKILSTLILFSGVNHLAIASETDKAVQFSSLKVSSAQKETPEQKALAKPGAYSSIGEINNLGTVEQALRSTPGTYTQMDVSQPGVSVNIRGLSGFGRVNMMVDGVTQTMYSTSPSQYAHGAQPYNQFNTMIDPNFIIQIDISRGQQDGENSINALAGSANFKTIGVEDIIFKGNSWGVRSKAAGGTNGLGYNGMVAFAGQRSLFNDNGSVGAMLALSGHKIESSYKNGAGFNSEEFSTSKEFNQRPHSELTKINIKPNDSHELELSGRFYNNDFNRRKINAKDYYAKYRYTPLNDLFDSEILLSHSQASQKFAGDSLVSLREANAKNISDSLVAKNTSRFNYGELDMALTLGSKLMSTEYKRSVTAPSTDPWQSQNMVEYNTFAPQGKNDLTSFFSQMKFEYDIYTLDLNLNYVDYHIKGRKPACDPTAACFPEGEMNVNRHDRNWDPGMLLSAEIIPEFQPFVSYAQTMRAPTSQEIFFANEGGASMNPFLKSEKADTVQLGFNSYRPNLIVEGDSLRFKGLWYHTKVKDYISSESYFVCKGGVRCKNDGSLTDDDYAGIEYDGNIFLYTNSLEPVTLRGYELQANYDAGVFYTNLSYSDQRTSQPTSIASTDFGQTPASELPKYYATIDTGVRFFDDQSLELGTVIQITGKSRKSSPEGIDYDTGKVPMVQQDNIPTVIDLYSNYRINKNISLKFAVHNLMNKNYSNALDRSNSAPIMQDPGSNTQTARGRSYLFAGEVRF; encoded by the coding sequence ATGAAGTTTACAAGGAAAATACTCAGCACTCTTATTTTATTTTCGGGTGTTAATCATCTTGCCATCGCATCTGAAACTGATAAAGCGGTTCAATTTAGTAGCTTAAAAGTCTCATCAGCACAAAAAGAAACACCAGAACAAAAAGCATTGGCAAAACCCGGTGCTTATAGTTCTATTGGTGAAATTAATAATCTTGGAACTGTTGAACAAGCATTACGTTCAACACCAGGAACGTATACTCAAATGGATGTGAGTCAACCGGGTGTTAGTGTTAATATTCGCGGGCTTAGCGGTTTTGGGCGTGTGAATATGATGGTGGATGGTGTCACACAAACTATGTATAGCACATCACCTAGCCAATATGCTCATGGTGCGCAACCCTACAACCAATTTAATACCATGATCGATCCGAATTTTATTATTCAAATCGACATTTCTCGTGGTCAACAAGATGGTGAAAATAGTATTAATGCTCTGGCAGGAAGTGCTAACTTTAAAACTATTGGTGTAGAAGATATTATATTTAAAGGGAATTCATGGGGAGTAAGAAGTAAAGCGGCTGGTGGTACAAATGGCTTAGGTTATAACGGCATGGTTGCTTTTGCAGGGCAGCGCTCATTATTTAATGATAATGGTTCGGTTGGCGCAATGCTTGCGTTAAGTGGACATAAAATAGAATCATCTTATAAAAATGGCGCTGGCTTTAATAGTGAAGAATTTTCGACAAGTAAAGAATTTAATCAAAGACCACACTCAGAACTCACCAAAATAAATATAAAACCAAATGATTCTCATGAATTAGAATTAAGTGGTCGTTTTTATAACAATGATTTTAATCGCCGTAAAATTAATGCTAAAGATTATTATGCAAAATATCGCTATACACCATTAAATGATCTATTTGATAGCGAAATTCTGCTTAGCCACAGCCAAGCATCGCAAAAGTTTGCGGGTGATTCTCTTGTGAGTTTACGTGAAGCAAACGCAAAAAATATCTCTGACTCATTAGTGGCCAAAAATACCAGTCGCTTTAATTACGGTGAACTGGATATGGCGTTAACGCTTGGCTCCAAATTAATGTCAACGGAATACAAACGCAGTGTTACTGCGCCTTCTACTGATCCGTGGCAATCACAAAATATGGTTGAATATAATACGTTTGCACCGCAAGGAAAAAACGATTTAACCAGCTTCTTCTCACAAATGAAATTTGAATACGATATTTATACGCTAGATCTCAATTTAAATTATGTCGATTATCATATTAAAGGGCGTAAACCAGCTTGCGATCCCACAGCTGCCTGTTTCCCTGAAGGTGAAATGAATGTCAATCGCCATGATAGAAATTGGGACCCAGGAATGCTGCTTTCTGCTGAAATTATTCCTGAATTTCAGCCATTTGTAAGCTATGCACAAACGATGAGAGCGCCTACATCGCAAGAAATCTTCTTTGCCAATGAAGGTGGTGCTTCAATGAACCCATTTTTAAAAAGCGAAAAGGCAGATACCGTTCAATTGGGTTTTAATAGCTATCGCCCTAATTTAATTGTTGAAGGTGACAGCTTACGATTTAAAGGATTGTGGTATCACACAAAAGTCAAAGACTACATTTCTAGTGAGTCTTATTTTGTATGCAAAGGTGGGGTGCGTTGTAAAAATGACGGTTCTTTAACGGATGATGATTATGCAGGAATAGAATATGATGGCAATATTTTCCTGTATACCAATAGCCTTGAGCCAGTAACCTTGCGTGGTTATGAGCTTCAAGCAAATTATGATGCTGGTGTATTTTACACAAACCTTTCTTATAGCGATCAGCGAACATCTCAACCGACTTCGATTGCCAGTACAGACTTTGGGCAAACACCCGCTTCTGAATTACCTAAATATTATGCCACTATTGATACCGGTGTTCGCTTCTTTGATGACCAGTCATTAGAACTAGGCACTGTGATCCAAATAACGGGAAAATCGCGTAAATCCTCACCTGAAGGCATAGATTACGACACGGGTAAAGTACCTATGGTGCAACAAGATAATATTCCAACGGTTATTGATCTTTATAGTAATTACAGAATTAATAAAAATATTTCGTTGAAGTTTGCCGTGCATAATTTAATGAATAAAAACTATTCTAATGCACTTGATAGAAGTAATTCAGCGCCAATAATGCAAGATCCGGGAAGTAATACTCAAACAGCTCGAGGTCGAAGCTACTTATTTGCAGGAGAAGTACGTTTTTAG
- the xseA gene encoding exodeoxyribonuclease VII large subunit: MTLPINNNIFTVSRLNKTVRQLLEMEMGRIWISAEISNFTQPSSGHWYFTLKDTNAQIRAAMFRGQNTKVTFRPQHGQQVLVRATITLYEPRGDYQLIVESMQPAGDGLLQQQFELLKQKLSAEGLFDAIHKNPLPSPAKQIGVITSSTGAALHDILNILRRRDPSLPVLIYPTAVQGAEAPMQIVHAIELANRRKECDVLIVGRGGGSLEDLWAFNDERVARAIFASEIPIVSAVGHETDVTIADFIADLRAPTPSAAAELISRNKLELLRQLQSQQQRLEMAMDYYLAKKLRAITQLHHRLQQQHPHLRLARQQNVLASTQQRLVTSFQRLLQTKQHQQTQLQKRLNYQEPSSQIQALLRQQQQLIYRMRESISLQLSRQREQFAISCSRLESVSPLATLSRGYSISETESGEVLKNTKQVKVGDPLKTRVEDGWITSEVVKTQKIRAKRKTTTKSDN; the protein is encoded by the coding sequence ATGACACTACCGATAAACAATAATATTTTTACTGTTAGCCGTCTAAATAAGACCGTTCGCCAGTTATTAGAAATGGAAATGGGTCGCATTTGGATCAGCGCTGAAATTTCCAATTTTACTCAACCTTCTTCTGGTCACTGGTATTTTACGTTAAAGGATACGAATGCCCAAATTAGAGCGGCGATGTTTCGTGGGCAAAATACTAAAGTTACTTTTCGCCCTCAGCATGGTCAGCAAGTTTTAGTTCGCGCAACAATTACATTGTATGAGCCACGAGGCGATTACCAATTGATTGTTGAGAGTATGCAACCTGCTGGTGACGGGCTATTACAACAACAATTTGAGCTTTTAAAACAAAAACTCAGTGCGGAGGGGTTATTTGATGCTATTCATAAAAACCCCCTACCATCTCCCGCTAAACAGATTGGTGTTATTACTTCATCAACCGGAGCAGCACTACACGACATCTTAAATATTCTTCGTCGTCGTGATCCTTCTTTGCCTGTGCTTATCTACCCAACCGCTGTTCAAGGTGCTGAAGCGCCTATGCAGATTGTTCATGCCATCGAACTTGCTAACCGCCGTAAAGAGTGTGATGTTTTAATTGTTGGTCGTGGTGGCGGTTCGTTAGAAGATCTCTGGGCATTTAATGATGAACGCGTTGCTCGTGCTATTTTTGCCAGTGAAATTCCGATTGTAAGTGCAGTTGGTCATGAAACCGATGTGACCATTGCTGATTTTATTGCCGACCTTAGAGCGCCAACCCCTTCTGCTGCCGCAGAGCTTATTAGTCGTAACAAACTTGAGTTATTGCGCCAATTACAATCGCAGCAACAACGCCTTGAAATGGCGATGGATTACTATTTAGCAAAAAAATTACGCGCAATAACACAGCTTCATCATCGTTTGCAGCAACAACATCCTCATTTACGCCTTGCTCGTCAGCAAAATGTATTAGCTTCCACACAACAGCGTTTAGTAACTAGTTTTCAGCGACTATTGCAAACCAAGCAACATCAACAAACACAACTACAAAAACGCCTTAATTACCAAGAGCCTAGTTCACAAATTCAAGCATTACTTCGCCAACAACAGCAGTTGATTTACCGTATGAGAGAAAGTATTTCACTACAGTTATCTCGTCAACGTGAACAATTCGCTATTAGCTGCTCTCGTTTAGAAAGTGTGAGTCCTCTCGCAACACTTTCTCGCGGTTACAGTATTAGCGAAACAGAGTCTGGAGAAGTGCTGAAAAATACCAAACAAGTGAAAGTGGGCGATCCATTAAAAACCCGTGTTGAAGATGGTTGGATCACCAGTGAAGTGGTTAAGACACAAAAAATAAGAGCAAAGCGCAAAACAACCACTAAAAGTGACAATTAA